One segment of Nostoc flagelliforme CCNUN1 DNA contains the following:
- a CDS encoding FAD-dependent hydroxylase, which translates to MTITQLEQISPQPTPPDLRGYEYDLVIVGGGIIGLTLASALKDSGLSVLLIEAKVASAAVAKGQAYAVHQLSSLIYQGIGVWDKMLPQIAKYCRVRLSDADYPNVVEFTTDDIDTALGYVAEHQALLQPLQEFVQNCPNVTYLCPAEVVNTQYQKDIVAIDIKVADQLYSVRSKLLIAADGARSPIRQAAGIKTSGWKYWQSCIVAFVKPEKPHNNTAYERFWSSGPFAILPLPGNRCRIVWTAPHEEAKALCALDDEQFLAELTRRYGEQMGKLELLGDRFVFQVQLMQSDRYVLPRLALIGDAAHNCHPVGGQGLNLGIRDAAALAQVIQTAHQAGKDIGDIQILKGYERWRKLENLTILGFTDLLDRMFSNNFLPVVLVRRLGLWFLQRVPVLKVFMLKLMIGLKGRTPELAKR; encoded by the coding sequence ATGACCATAACGCAGCTTGAGCAAATTTCCCCTCAACCTACACCGCCAGACTTGCGGGGATATGAATATGATTTGGTAATTGTCGGCGGTGGGATTATTGGGTTAACTCTAGCCTCTGCTTTAAAAGATTCTGGCTTGAGTGTCTTGCTGATTGAAGCGAAAGTGGCATCAGCAGCCGTAGCTAAAGGGCAAGCTTATGCAGTTCATCAGCTTTCGTCGCTAATTTACCAAGGAATTGGAGTTTGGGACAAAATGTTGCCTCAAATCGCCAAATATTGCCGAGTTCGTCTTTCTGATGCCGATTATCCCAATGTGGTGGAATTTACCACAGATGATATAGATACAGCATTGGGTTATGTGGCGGAACACCAAGCGCTATTGCAACCTTTGCAAGAGTTTGTCCAAAATTGTCCAAATGTGACTTATCTATGTCCGGCTGAAGTGGTAAATACGCAATACCAGAAAGATATAGTAGCGATAGATATTAAAGTTGCCGATCAGTTATACTCAGTTCGCAGCAAATTACTGATAGCAGCAGATGGGGCGCGATCGCCAATTCGTCAAGCTGCTGGTATCAAAACCTCTGGCTGGAAATATTGGCAGTCTTGCATAGTTGCATTTGTCAAACCAGAAAAACCGCACAACAACACCGCTTACGAAAGATTTTGGTCTAGCGGGCCCTTTGCGATTTTACCTTTACCGGGGAACCGTTGCCGTATTGTGTGGACAGCCCCCCACGAAGAAGCAAAAGCTTTATGTGCCTTAGATGATGAGCAATTTTTAGCAGAACTTACTCGTCGCTATGGTGAGCAAATGGGGAAATTAGAATTACTGGGTGATCGCTTTGTATTCCAGGTACAACTCATGCAAAGCGATCGCTATGTTCTCCCCCGACTGGCATTAATTGGTGATGCGGCGCACAATTGCCATCCTGTGGGCGGACAAGGTTTAAATCTGGGGATTCGAGATGCGGCAGCTTTGGCGCAAGTAATTCAAACAGCGCACCAAGCGGGTAAAGATATTGGCGACATTCAAATTCTTAAAGGTTATGAACGCTGGCGCAAGCTAGAGAACCTGACAATTTTAGGTTTCACCGATTTGTTAGATCGGATGTTTTCTAATAACTTTTTACCTGTGGTATTGGTGCGTCGCCTGGGTTTATGGTTTTTGCAGCGAGTACCTGTATTAAAGGTGTTTATGCTGAAGTTAATGATCGGTTTGAAGGGACGGACTCCAGAATTAGCAAAACGATAA
- a CDS encoding DUF3368 domain-containing protein produces the protein MINSVIVADSSPLISLAIIAQLELLPQLYQRILLPTAVWDEVTIQGVGLPGAQAVSQLTWLEIQAPEALILEPLSILVDRGEAEAIALAQSTPDSTVLLDDAQARRVAERLGIRRIGTLGILRKAKKAGLIVELKVYIEQLRTNGIYIRPSLIDAVLRDVGEID, from the coding sequence ATGATTAACTCTGTCATCGTTGCCGATAGCAGCCCCCTCATTTCCTTGGCAATTATCGCGCAACTGGAACTTTTACCCCAACTTTATCAGCGAATATTACTTCCCACAGCCGTATGGGATGAAGTAACAATCCAAGGTGTAGGTTTACCTGGCGCACAAGCCGTCAGTCAGTTAACTTGGTTGGAAATTCAAGCCCCTGAAGCCCTGATATTAGAACCATTATCAATCCTAGTTGATCGTGGAGAAGCTGAAGCTATTGCCTTGGCTCAGTCCACTCCAGATAGTACGGTACTTTTGGATGATGCTCAAGCACGAAGGGTTGCAGAACGCTTAGGAATTCGCCGGATAGGTACTCTTGGCATTTTGCGTAAGGCGAAAAAAGCAGGCTTGATTGTTGAGCTTAAAGTATATATTGAGCAGTTACGCACCAATGGAATTTATATCCGACCTAGCCTCATTGATGCAGTGCTACGGGATGTCGGAGAAATAGACTAA
- a CDS encoding type II toxin-antitoxin system VapC family toxin, giving the protein MTTQAVMLEIGNALSQQPYRQAAIILLNSLVADSKVEIVPLSQELYERAFELYREQTEKEWGFGDCVSFIVMQYSGITEALTADEHFQQAGFRALLRENLP; this is encoded by the coding sequence GTGACAACACAGGCGGTGATGTTGGAAATTGGCAATGCTTTATCCCAACAACCTTATCGTCAAGCGGCAATCATATTATTAAATTCTCTAGTAGCAGACTCCAAAGTAGAAATTGTCCCCCTCTCCCAGGAACTCTACGAACGCGCTTTCGAGCTATATCGAGAACAAACAGAGAAAGAATGGGGATTTGGAGATTGCGTATCTTTTATTGTCATGCAATATAGCGGAATCACGGAAGCCCTGACTGCTGATGAGCATTTTCAACAAGCAGGCTTTCGAGCATTACTGCGAGAAAATTTACCTTAA
- the pstA gene encoding phosphate ABC transporter permease PstA, whose amino-acid sequence MTTSYQRDDSLDSAAEFTENVESRERLGKVFEILFLLGLLIGIFILALLLFDIFRDGLARFLTPGFLTETPSRFPDQGGIRPAIISSILLGIIVILVTVPLGVGAALYLEEYAPKAWWTVIIEINISNLAGVPSIVYGLLGLGVFNYLLGFGPALISGALTLSLLSLPVIIVTAREAIRAVPDSLRNASYGLGVTKWRTISSHVLPYAIPGILTGLIISVSRAIGDAASLIVVGAVGFLTFNPGLFQRFMALPIQIYSYITRPEPGFANAAAATIIALLLLILVLNGVAIYIRQRFSIR is encoded by the coding sequence ATGACGACAAGTTATCAACGAGATGATTCTTTGGATTCGGCGGCAGAATTTACTGAGAATGTTGAGAGTAGGGAGAGATTAGGAAAAGTATTTGAAATACTTTTTTTGTTAGGGTTGCTAATTGGTATATTTATTCTGGCTTTGCTACTTTTCGATATTTTTCGAGATGGATTAGCCAGATTTTTAACACCCGGCTTTCTAACAGAAACCCCTTCTCGTTTTCCTGACCAAGGTGGCATCCGTCCCGCTATTATCAGTAGTATTCTTTTAGGAATTATTGTGATTTTAGTCACTGTACCACTTGGTGTTGGAGCAGCTTTATATCTAGAAGAGTATGCACCTAAAGCTTGGTGGACAGTGATTATTGAGATTAATATCAGCAATCTGGCAGGTGTACCTTCCATTGTCTACGGATTGCTAGGTTTAGGGGTTTTCAATTATTTGCTTGGGTTTGGCCCCGCTTTGATTTCTGGTGCGTTGACTTTATCTTTGTTGTCCTTACCAGTAATTATTGTGACAGCTAGAGAAGCAATTCGCGCCGTCCCGGATTCCCTGAGAAATGCTTCTTATGGATTAGGTGTCACTAAATGGCGAACTATCAGCAGTCACGTTTTACCTTATGCTATTCCTGGTATTTTGACAGGGTTAATTATCTCTGTATCCCGTGCTATTGGTGATGCAGCGTCTCTAATTGTTGTAGGTGCTGTGGGTTTTCTCACCTTTAACCCTGGTTTGTTCCAGAGATTTATGGCATTACCCATTCAAATTTACAGTTACATTACTCGTCCTGAACCAGGTTTTGCTAATGCAGCAGCAGCAACAATTATTGCGTTGTTGCTCTTGATTTTAGTTTTAAATGGTGTAGCAATTTATATCCGACAACGCTTCTCAATACGTTAG
- a CDS encoding sulfate ABC transporter substrate-binding protein, which yields MSKSQQLTQLSKFLSEGIQAYVMKALQTIQLSYKHTIKSWFNRHTVQSFVSLFLIGAFLSIAVASCSGSGSASKNDVKLKLVSFSVTKAAHDQIIPKFVEKWKQEHNQNVTFEQSYGGSGAQTAAVIGGSQEADIVHLALPLDVNKIQQAGLIKSGWEIKAPRSGIVSRSVAAIVTREGNPRGINTWADLAKDGVKVIAANPKTSGIAIWEFLAFWGSVTLTGGDEATALDYVTKVYKNTPILTKDAREASDLFFQKGEGDVLINYENEVILAGKNGTKLPYVVPQVNISIDNPVAIVDKNVDKHGTREVAQAFVDFLYSTEAQREFAKLQYRPVNPTVTQEVASQHPPIKTLFTSQDLGGWDIIQKKFFANGAIFDKVQAASKA from the coding sequence ATGAGTAAGTCGCAACAACTGACACAATTAAGTAAATTTCTAAGTGAGGGTATACAGGCTTATGTTATGAAAGCTTTGCAGACTATACAACTCTCGTATAAACACACAATTAAGAGTTGGTTCAATAGACACACTGTGCAAAGCTTTGTGAGTCTGTTTCTCATAGGTGCTTTTTTGAGTATAGCAGTTGCCTCCTGCTCTGGAAGCGGTTCAGCTAGCAAAAATGATGTTAAGCTAAAACTTGTTTCTTTCTCTGTCACCAAAGCAGCTCATGACCAGATAATACCCAAATTTGTCGAAAAGTGGAAGCAAGAACATAACCAGAACGTCACATTTGAGCAAAGTTATGGGGGTTCTGGCGCTCAAACTGCTGCTGTCATTGGCGGTTCGCAAGAAGCAGACATAGTACATTTAGCACTTCCCCTGGATGTCAACAAAATTCAGCAAGCGGGTTTGATTAAATCAGGCTGGGAAATCAAAGCTCCTAGAAGTGGTATTGTTAGTAGATCGGTTGCTGCGATCGTTACCCGCGAAGGCAACCCCAGAGGTATCAATACTTGGGCAGACTTGGCAAAAGATGGCGTGAAAGTGATTGCAGCTAACCCAAAAACTTCTGGTATTGCTATTTGGGAATTCTTGGCTTTTTGGGGTTCGGTTACTTTAACAGGCGGTGATGAGGCAACAGCGCTAGATTATGTCACTAAAGTTTATAAAAATACCCCTATTTTAACGAAAGATGCTCGTGAAGCTAGCGATTTATTCTTCCAAAAAGGTGAGGGAGATGTTTTAATTAACTACGAAAATGAGGTGATTTTGGCGGGTAAAAATGGGACAAAGTTGCCTTATGTTGTACCCCAAGTCAATATTTCCATTGATAATCCTGTAGCGATAGTCGATAAAAATGTAGATAAGCACGGTACAAGAGAAGTTGCACAAGCATTTGTTGATTTTCTTTACTCAACAGAAGCTCAACGGGAATTTGCAAAATTACAATATCGTCCTGTTAACCCCACCGTTACCCAAGAAGTAGCATCACAACATCCGCCAATTAAAACTTTATTCACATCTCAAGATTTAGGTGGTTGGGATATTATCCAGAAAAAGTTTTTTGCAAATGGGGCAATTTTTGATAAAGTTCAAGCTGCAAGCAAAGCATAA
- a CDS encoding metallophosphoesterase family protein, with protein MKLISDPPIPVKIQKMKERVRWMHPSFVQRGIDQTSIIIDDRREDSPEFSFMVIGDSGTQSHYRQHPQRKVAELMLTHRDDCSFVLHTGDVIYVVGSQEYYSTNFIEPYREFLVDGDNPKDIPYDRMVFNLPFLPVPGNHDYYDVPLMYRLFTGTTSSLRRLFRYKDIEIGWHGSYQGNAYARAFMDYTGAMSSPELERHLDQHYTAKTDTGRCLRYKPGQFTRLPNRYYTFRYGGIDFFALDSNTFNTPSPLPATQEGEIYRRELQKRRQEIDREELQILKICDRLNPEKPNEAEQLDELSAKLDQINEIKIDIEKQLASHKMPAIDFEQLEWLRSRLIESWNNSEVRGRIIFFHHPPYVTEATKWNQAQTLAVRHRLRWVFEQVAETLGSLIKERPIVDLILNGHAHCLEHLCTTDTGFADSHINCIISGGSGHRPRYQRQEGTELMETFTEIAGKPTRKVADSKLFVGRHDYNFQKRLPYSCVRIDVLDGCPPKFIIRPLITERVEQEWHKRELEPFVI; from the coding sequence ATGAAATTGATTTCCGATCCACCGATTCCTGTAAAAATTCAAAAAATGAAGGAACGGGTGCGGTGGATGCATCCAAGTTTTGTGCAACGGGGAATTGATCAAACCAGCATAATTATTGACGATCGCAGGGAAGATAGTCCAGAATTTTCCTTTATGGTTATCGGTGATTCCGGCACCCAATCGCATTATCGGCAACACCCCCAACGAAAAGTTGCTGAACTAATGCTGACTCACCGCGATGATTGCAGTTTTGTGTTGCACACAGGCGATGTAATTTATGTAGTGGGTTCTCAAGAGTATTATTCAACAAACTTTATTGAGCCTTACCGGGAATTTCTTGTCGATGGCGACAACCCGAAAGACATTCCTTATGATCGCATGGTGTTTAATCTGCCATTCTTGCCAGTACCAGGTAATCATGATTACTACGATGTGCCGTTGATGTACCGTTTATTTACTGGAACAACATCTTCATTGCGTCGCCTGTTCCGCTACAAAGATATTGAGATTGGCTGGCATGGATCATATCAAGGTAATGCTTATGCACGGGCATTTATGGACTATACAGGGGCGATGTCTTCGCCAGAATTAGAACGTCATTTAGATCAACACTACACTGCTAAAACCGACACAGGGCGCTGTTTGCGTTACAAACCTGGACAGTTTACCCGCTTACCCAATCGTTATTACACTTTCCGTTACGGCGGGATTGATTTTTTCGCACTGGATTCTAATACCTTTAATACACCATCACCTTTGCCTGCAACTCAAGAGGGGGAAATTTACCGTCGGGAATTGCAAAAGCGTCGCCAGGAAATAGATCGAGAAGAGTTGCAGATATTGAAAATATGCGATCGCCTCAACCCCGAAAAACCCAATGAAGCAGAGCAACTTGATGAACTTAGCGCCAAATTAGACCAAATTAATGAAATCAAAATCGATATTGAAAAACAATTGGCATCTCATAAAATGCCTGCGATAGATTTTGAACAACTTGAATGGTTGCGTAGCAGACTAATCGAATCTTGGAACAACTCCGAAGTGCGTGGACGGATTATCTTTTTCCACCATCCACCTTATGTCACAGAAGCTACAAAGTGGAATCAAGCACAAACCTTGGCGGTTCGCCACCGCTTGCGCTGGGTGTTTGAACAAGTAGCAGAGACTCTTGGTTCTCTAATTAAAGAACGTCCCATAGTGGATTTGATTTTAAACGGTCACGCTCACTGTTTAGAGCATCTTTGCACAACTGATACCGGATTTGCTGACTCTCACATTAACTGCATTATCTCTGGTGGTAGTGGTCATCGTCCCCGTTATCAACGGCAAGAGGGGACTGAATTGATGGAGACTTTTACGGAAATTGCGGGTAAACCCACTCGGAAAGTTGCGGATTCAAAGCTTTTTGTGGGTCGTCATGATTACAATTTCCAGAAACGCCTACCTTACTCATGTGTGCGGATTGATGTTTTAGATGGTTGCCCACCCAAGTTTATCATCAGACCGTTGATTACTGAACGGGTTGAACAAGAGTGGCATAAGCGCGAACTTGAACCTTTTGTGATTTAA
- a CDS encoding YebC/PmpR family DNA-binding transcriptional regulator gives MAGHSKWANIKRQKAVVDAKRGKTFTQLSRAIIVAARSGVPDPALNFQLRTAIDKAKAASIPNDNIERAIAKGAGTSGGDNATFEAIRYEGYGPGGVAILIEALTDNRNRTAADLRVAFSKNGGNLGEVGCVSWMFDQKGVCVVQGVVDEEQLLEASLEGGAESYEMTEDEMAEVFTDIGNLETLSQTLKNQGFKVSDAELRWIPSNSVEVTEPDQARSLFKLIDTLEGLDDVQNVTANFEISEELMALSIS, from the coding sequence ATGGCAGGACATAGTAAATGGGCAAATATTAAGCGCCAAAAAGCGGTAGTAGATGCAAAAAGGGGAAAAACCTTCACTCAGTTATCGCGGGCGATTATCGTTGCGGCTAGAAGTGGCGTACCAGATCCGGCGCTGAATTTTCAACTTCGCACGGCAATTGACAAGGCAAAGGCAGCGAGTATCCCCAATGATAATATTGAACGAGCGATCGCTAAAGGTGCAGGCACTTCTGGCGGCGATAATGCTACCTTTGAAGCGATTCGCTACGAAGGTTACGGCCCTGGTGGTGTAGCGATTTTAATCGAAGCCCTCACAGATAATCGCAATCGCACTGCTGCTGACTTGCGTGTAGCTTTTAGTAAAAATGGTGGCAATCTTGGCGAAGTAGGTTGTGTTAGCTGGATGTTTGACCAAAAAGGCGTTTGTGTAGTCCAGGGTGTAGTTGACGAAGAACAGCTTTTAGAAGCATCCCTCGAAGGCGGTGCTGAGTCTTATGAGATGACTGAAGATGAGATGGCTGAGGTTTTTACTGACATTGGCAATTTAGAAACCCTTAGCCAGACACTCAAAAATCAAGGCTTTAAGGTAAGTGATGCCGAATTGCGCTGGATTCCCAGTAATAGTGTAGAAGTTACCGAGCCAGATCAGGCGCGATCGCTTTTCAAGTTAATTGATACTCTAGAAGGCTTGGATGACGTGCAAAATGTCACAGCCAACTTTGAAATATCAGAAGAATTGATGGCTCTGAGCATTTCTTAA
- a CDS encoding UPF0175 family protein: MHILSLHYPDDLLITSGKSPQALEAELTFLLAVKLFELRRLSLGKAAAFCSMNKPQFMYELGRLQIPVINLDDDQIADELRDD, translated from the coding sequence ATGCACATCCTATCCCTTCATTATCCCGATGACTTACTTATTACCTCCGGTAAATCACCCCAAGCGTTAGAAGCAGAACTCACATTTTTGCTCGCAGTCAAACTATTTGAGCTACGCCGACTATCGCTTGGTAAAGCCGCCGCCTTTTGCAGCATGAACAAACCGCAGTTCATGTACGAACTAGGACGTTTGCAAATCCCTGTTATCAACTTAGATGATGACCAAATCGCCGACGAATTACGCGATGATTAA
- the pstB gene encoding phosphate ABC transporter ATP-binding protein PstB: MTYSNSRSKLDGATIDHETNVFNVEGVKVYYGGLLALLDVYLKIPAKQIIAFIGPSGCGKSTLLRCFNRMNDLIPGAKVEGRLNYRDRNIYDPKINAVKLRRQVGMVFQRPNPFPKSIYENISFGPRANGYKGNIDELVEDSLRRAAIWDEVKDKLKEKGTALSGGQQQRLCIARAIAMKPDVLLMDEPCSALDPISSRQVEELCLELKQQYTIIMVTHNMQQASRVADYTAFFNTEIDEHGKRRGKLVEFNPTAQMFSSPQTKEAEDYISGRFG, encoded by the coding sequence ATGACTTATAGCAACAGTAGAAGTAAATTAGATGGTGCCACAATCGACCACGAGACTAACGTCTTCAATGTTGAAGGTGTGAAGGTCTACTATGGGGGACTTTTGGCACTTTTAGATGTCTACTTAAAGATTCCTGCAAAACAAATTATTGCTTTTATTGGCCCTTCAGGATGTGGTAAAAGTACCTTACTGCGTTGCTTCAACCGGATGAATGATTTAATCCCTGGAGCTAAAGTTGAGGGTAGACTGAATTATCGCGATCGCAATATTTACGATCCTAAGATAAATGCTGTAAAATTACGCCGTCAAGTCGGAATGGTTTTTCAAAGACCGAATCCTTTCCCCAAGTCAATATACGAAAATATTTCCTTTGGGCCGCGGGCTAACGGTTATAAAGGTAATATTGATGAATTAGTGGAAGATTCTCTCAGACGCGCTGCTATCTGGGATGAAGTTAAAGACAAACTCAAAGAGAAGGGGACTGCATTATCTGGTGGACAACAGCAACGACTTTGCATAGCAAGAGCGATCGCTATGAAGCCAGATGTATTATTAATGGATGAACCATGTTCTGCTCTCGACCCCATTTCTAGCCGCCAAGTAGAAGAACTCTGCTTAGAACTTAAGCAGCAATACACCATCATTATGGTGACTCACAATATGCAGCAAGCTTCTAGGGTGGCAGATTACACGGCTTTCTTTAATACAGAAATTGACGAGCATGGTAAACGTCGTGGAAAATTAGTTGAGTTTAATCCTACAGCCCAAATGTTCAGTTCTCCTCAAACTAAAGAAGCTGAGGATTATATCAGTGGACGGTTTGGTTAA
- a CDS encoding PstS family phosphate ABC transporter substrate-binding protein: MSFRSRFKDSFFLTFLMLIASSISACNSGQELKSQVSIDGAAVGFSVSLAVAEEYGKVKPEAKVSVASSGTGGGFSKFCNGDIDIAGASRTIRDEEIKKCKSKNIEFVELPIALDGIALIANRQNNFAKCLTIKELDKIWSAKSDGKILTWNQVNPKFPNQKLKLYAPASDTGTFDYMTQAVTGKAKNGRTDYTPSHNQNLLVQGVSGEASALGYVGISYYIQNQDKLNLVAVESPTGKCEKPVPIDNVIKNLYTPLSRPLFIYVSKKSLDSKPAVKEFVDFYLENSWKWVDSVGYVALPDEAYVKAKQKLASGETGTKFKKAKPGEPITNFI, translated from the coding sequence ATGAGCTTTCGTAGCCGATTTAAGGATAGCTTCTTCCTGACATTTTTAATGCTTATTGCCAGCAGTATAAGTGCTTGCAACAGTGGACAGGAATTGAAAAGTCAGGTGAGTATTGATGGTGCAGCAGTAGGTTTTTCTGTTTCTTTAGCAGTTGCAGAAGAATATGGTAAAGTGAAACCTGAAGCAAAAGTTAGTGTTGCTTCAAGTGGTACTGGTGGCGGTTTTAGTAAATTTTGTAATGGCGATATTGATATAGCTGGTGCTTCCCGTACCATTAGAGATGAAGAAATTAAAAAATGTAAAAGTAAGAATATTGAATTTGTCGAGTTGCCTATAGCTTTAGACGGCATTGCCCTAATTGCTAATCGTCAAAATAACTTTGCCAAATGTCTAACCATTAAAGAATTGGATAAGATTTGGAGTGCTAAATCAGACGGCAAAATCTTGACATGGAATCAAGTTAATCCCAAATTTCCTAACCAAAAGCTGAAACTGTATGCTCCGGCTTCTGATACTGGAACATTTGATTATATGACTCAAGCTGTTACCGGCAAAGCCAAAAATGGCCGTACAGATTATACTCCCAGTCACAATCAAAACTTACTTGTGCAAGGAGTCTCAGGTGAAGCATCAGCTTTAGGTTATGTAGGCATATCTTACTACATTCAAAACCAAGATAAACTCAATTTAGTTGCTGTAGAAAGTCCCACAGGGAAATGTGAAAAACCAGTTCCGATAGATAATGTAATCAAAAATCTGTACACACCATTGTCTCGTCCTCTGTTTATCTATGTCAGTAAAAAATCCTTAGATAGCAAGCCAGCAGTCAAAGAATTTGTAGATTTTTATCTAGAAAATTCTTGGAAGTGGGTAGATAGCGTTGGTTATGTAGCATTACCTGATGAAGCTTACGTCAAGGCAAAACAAAAATTAGCTAGTGGTGAAACTGGGACAAAATTCAAAAAAGCAAAACCAGGTGAACCAATCACCAACTTTATTTAA
- the pstC gene encoding phosphate ABC transporter permease subunit PstC — protein sequence MQNPNSQDDPSLQFRQSLEKNAFEDISEKIIAVILFSCALVSVLTTFGIVVIIFQEAFGFFQEVSFAEFFLDTKWTPLFAERHFGVWPLIAGTFLTTAIAMAVAIPLGLSSAIYLSEYAQPKVAAILRPAVELLAGIPTVVYGYFALLFLTPLLRNIIPLEIFNALSAGLMMGVMITPTVGSISLDAIQAVPRSLREGAYALGITKLESIFRIILPAALSGIIASIILGISRAVGETMTVLIAAGQQPKLTLNFAESVETMTAYMAQISGGDSPRGSLNFQTLYAVGALLFLMTLALNIVSYWIANRFKEKYE from the coding sequence ATGCAAAATCCCAATTCTCAAGACGATCCTTCTCTTCAGTTCAGACAGTCATTGGAGAAAAATGCATTTGAAGATATCTCGGAAAAGATTATTGCAGTAATTTTATTTAGTTGTGCTTTAGTTTCGGTTCTAACTACCTTTGGTATTGTCGTAATTATCTTTCAGGAGGCATTTGGTTTTTTCCAAGAAGTTTCCTTTGCCGAATTCTTTCTTGATACTAAATGGACGCCTCTATTTGCAGAGAGACATTTTGGCGTTTGGCCCTTGATAGCTGGCACTTTCTTAACTACAGCTATTGCTATGGCGGTTGCTATTCCTTTAGGTTTATCTTCTGCAATCTACTTGAGTGAATATGCTCAACCAAAAGTAGCAGCAATTTTACGTCCCGCAGTAGAACTTTTAGCAGGAATACCTACAGTAGTATATGGTTACTTTGCACTGTTATTTCTCACACCATTGCTGCGGAATATTATTCCTCTAGAAATATTTAATGCCTTGAGCGCAGGGTTAATGATGGGGGTAATGATTACTCCTACTGTTGGTTCTATTAGCTTAGATGCGATTCAAGCTGTTCCACGTTCTTTGCGGGAAGGAGCTTATGCTTTAGGTATTACTAAACTAGAAAGTATTTTTAGAATAATTCTCCCAGCAGCACTTTCTGGAATTATCGCCTCAATTATTTTGGGTATTTCTCGTGCTGTGGGTGAAACGATGACTGTCCTTATCGCCGCAGGTCAACAACCAAAACTGACACTTAACTTTGCGGAATCAGTAGAAACAATGACAGCTTACATGGCGCAGATTTCTGGTGGGGATAGTCCGCGTGGTAGTCTCAATTTCCAGACTTTATATGCTGTGGGCGCTCTTTTATTTCTAATGACCCTAGCTTTAAATATTGTTAGTTATTGGATTGCTAATCGCTTTAAAGAAAAGTACGAGTAA